In Porites lutea chromosome 8, jaPorLute2.1, whole genome shotgun sequence, the genomic stretch TACCAATGAAATGCTCCAATCGCAACTTTTTCCTAGCCATTCTGTATCATGTAGACATTTCCAAACAATATtttcttggtttgccacttgaaaatcgtgtttaactttttgcatgaattaaagcaaaggagtagtgacgtcactggacagcATTAACAGCCAGTCAagtcagacgttactgagggagtaattaTGACTTGAAGTAATTGGATGAAAGTCAGGCTATGTCACCATCgcacttttattattttctcgaCTTATCTTTAATCCTTACTGGCAACAAGTTTACGCTTCCGTCATCTCTCCTGATTGTTGCTACTCATCATTTTTGTGTCACCCTTAATGTCACTGTAAACACTTCTTTATCTTATCACTTCTGCGCTTTTGATGGTAATTATGGATATCCTTATCGTGATTATGATTGTAATCAACCCACCTCATTACATTACTACTGTTCCTCTTCTAATCATAGTTTCATGAATGTTATCTTGTACTGCACTGATTGCATTGGctttatcattgtttttaatttttagggagGAAAGTGAGAGTGTTGTTCAACTCAAGGGCCTAACTCCATCAGGGCATCTCCCTGTAGGACTCCTCTCTGGGGGCAAGCAGGGACTTGAAACAGGTAAGCTTGATTGTTCAGTGTTCATTCTAGAAACAGCGGCAGGATTTGCTCAGTCAGTAGAGCACTCGACTGCAGAGTGGAAGGTCGTGGGTTTGATTCCTGGGGCAGGACCCAGACTTTTAGACTTTTAGACTTTTAGACTTTTAGACTTTTTGAGACTTTTTATGGGGCACACAATGGTGaattgtaagaaaaaaatggtcTTGAACTCAGAATATGCCAGTAATGCTATTAGTCCCCGGCTTCCCAACCCCCCTTTTTCCAATGGAATTTAGGAGTAGGCATCAGTGGTTAACAAAAAGTCTTAAACATGTAATTTATTCTGTTTTGTAGCTTTACAAGGCCATGTATTTGGCCCCCATAACAAAATCAGTGGCTTTGCGCAGGCGAAAGGACTTGATCAGGTGAATGAAAGAATGCCGCCACGGAAAGATTTGCCCATACAACCTGGATCCAAGTGAAGTTCTGAATAGGAGCAAGGCATCCAATCCTGTCATCAACTGTTAAAGATACCTGTATTTCGCATTACCTGGTAATTAACGCTGTGAATACCTGTGTAAAATATTGCAATTATTTGGCTTCTCATTTTGCTCTGCTCTTTGATGTACCTTAATAATTATGTCCGTGATGACTGGGTTGGTATTGCCTTTGCAACTAAGTCCAACACTACATTGTGAAGGACGGGCAAAGAGTAACTTTCTGAAAGGTTTCAACAGATCAGAGTAAGTTATCTGACTTGGATATGTCATTGGAATCCTCTTGTACAGTGAATGTTCTGTGTTGTACAGAATGCCCAGGATATGCCACAGGCATGGCTAATGGTAGCCTCCCATgcctgctcaaccgaagacaacattcctttcccatgcttagccaatcacattgtactttccaaattctggaaagatGACCTCGACCGCAAGGTAATCTGATAATTACTTGATCTGCATGAAACATGGGGAAAGCTttctgacctctaataaatgttacattcagagcggcaaaaataagatttagtcaaatgtagaatactccatgcactgcatagCGGTTTTAGTCGCggttagcctgtcaacactttattgcacAACTGTGGATTGGTCACgtaccacgcaaataaaacaataggaaaggaatgttgttttcagttgagcaggcgtttgtggggagggatgaaaaacgagctcccctaaaaacgcctgcgtgggaggctaggctTATGGCTCCTTTGCTTTTGGCATTGGCATTCTCAAAATGTCTCAAATACTAAGTAAATATATAATGCAATGATTTTACCAGTATATATTATACAGTGTATAGAATATACATAATCGTTATGTAGTTAGGAGTTCCAGGTGATTTTGTGTTAAAAGTTTAAGGACCCCACGATCACAGTTGTGTGGATGTGGCCACCATTGTATGGGAACAAACATGGGCTCATTGCTgaattttcattgattttatgTAACTTTTAAGAAACTTGTCAAGGCAGTATTTTGCCAGGTGTTAGGCTATAATCCCATTGCATTCTTGTGATAACACCCGGTAATATGACCCACTTTTTTTCCACTTTCCTCTGTTGGCCACAACCATAAAATCATCATCGTTGTAAACATGCACTAATATTCTGTATCCTTATCTTATTCTTGTGAGATCTtatattataaaaaataaagaaataatccTGAAAGGGAAATAAAGTCAACTCTTTCTTGACCCTTTCATTCCCTGAAGGGGCCCAAGTGAAAATCAGACAAtcgaagaggtttcatttgaatggtcaaacCGCAGGCACTCTGTGTTAAGTGAACATGTAGTGCTGGTCCAATCTGAGTCAGTTTCTTtcttagaaagagttgactgcAGTTTCTCTTTTCTTGTCACCCGTCagttaacccttcaagtcccaatatccacaaacaaattctccaaactggtctccatacatttcgttaaagaatgagttgagagaatttgttcaaagatcaaggcattttctctttggtaatcattttgtcaattctcataacctaatctcttgacaatgtacgGATActgtcaggagaaaattgatgttggtcactattgggacttaaagggttgaaCATGACATGATGTACCTGGGCCTTTAATACACCAGTCTAGTGCTTACTTAACCCTTTACATGAGCCGATAGAGCAAGAAAACCGGTTCCAATAAAACCCATtaaatggccataaatcggctCGGAAACCACACggggaaaaaagaaacacacaacTTAAGCAAAGTTAGacgatttttatttaaattctttgacataaacaataaaatttattgttttttctcccatacaaatccttatattttgaaagtTGCGTATCACTGCTGTTGATCATATTTCGAGCTTTGAGCCACCTGTCTATTGATATATCTTCTAGGGACAGGGTTATTGAAATTAACAGAATCACAAAagcgaaaatttttttttttttacttaaagcaaattttctCAACCATtacttgaaggaaatgtatggagatttAGTCTGGAAAATTTTGTATGCGGATATTGAGGTTTAAAGGGTAAACACTAGTTTGCCATGTGAGTAAGATATTGGTCTctgacagttttttctttcaaacgcAGCTCTGATTCTAAAGGGGTTTAGAACCATTTGTTGACCACTGTACATGAGTTCAGTGTCTGTCATAccttttcatttttcagattagATAGAACAGGGAGTCTTTCGGGCAtctttcattaattttgatTGCTTGGTCGGATGAAAGTTGTAGTGGTTGGGTGATCAAAAAGTAGCTACCAGACGTAAGCGTGGCTGGCTTTGCCCTAGTTCTGAGAAATATGCTGTTTATTTTGATTTGTGCTTTACACCCAGGAATGGCATAAGCGCTTTAAGGGTCGGAACACTAGGCAACATTTTGCTGCAACACTTTGTGGAAACAAATCACTGCTTGTGTACCTGCTGAATGTCAAGCTTTTGTAACAGGCTGCGCAAACATttcagcgacaaatcgctttgTATGTCTTGCTAACCTATGGTATAATTGAAAACTATCGTGATTTTCAGTTATGAATATTCTCAAACTGCTGCCAAGTTGGGAAGAAAATTCAATGTTAGTTGGCTGGGGTAGCTATCCTTTTAATAAGTTCTGATCTTAAACTATTAGGTAGTTCGTAAATAGTTTCATTGCCGCTCATGTATTATAAACCATGAAAAGTAATAATGTTTGTGAAGTAATTAGGAGACATTTTATGTGTATGTTTATAAAGCCCCTGTTGCGTATAAGGACTTGAACTGTATCAAATTATGCAAAGTAGGTGGACATTTTATTTATGattttattaaaagaaaaggtGGCAGGTTATGCTGCTAATTTTAATTAAAGATCTCGTGAAAAAAAGGTCATTTTGCTGTGTTGAAGAATCTGACGTCCTTGGTACCTCAAGCCCGTCCACAGGCGTTCTCACTGTTTTTGCCGGGGCGGGGGGGATTTAACAGCGCGCGAGTTACGCTCCAACCTCGTTCCGAGGGTTCTCTCATACACGCAGCGACGGGTatgagagaaccctgggaacgaggttggcttCGCTCGCGCTTGCGCtcttgcggtcaataaatccccggcggttttattttcaaacacgtCCTCGACGATCTCGAAAGAGAAAATAGGGGGTCTATGAACAAGTTGTGGTAGCTTATCCGCTTTGAAAATGATCGTGAACAAATCCACCGCAATCGTCTCGAGCTTGAGACGAGGTAAGATACCCCGTGTGAGCCCTTTCCCTAGGTTGGGTTGTTTGTTCTAAAAAACCGCTAGGTTCTTGTGTAGCAAACCCCTGTTAATATcaattgactgagccattaaCTGCCTTTCAGAAACTAAGCCTGGCGCTCACTAGAAGTCAGAACTGGTGAGCCGTACTGGTCATTTCTAAAAACGAAACGTGACCCTTTCGCGAGTTTTCGCTAAGGCCCCGTTCTTGGTTAAAACGGAGatttattttctcttgtttgGCCTACacagtagggaccttaagctAGGACGACGACAACGGCAGtaaaaacgtcgctaaaaaaatgaatttgcgttctttcaaacttaacttaatcgcgtctatttggactggctcaatatgtcaaatgcgggcgacttttcctggagttgaattgtTATGGATTTTATTTAAGTTGAAAGAGGAATTAAGGAAAAATTCGTCGTCCTGTATGTCCACGTccttcataaaaaattaaattaggaGGTTTTacttcgtagtcgtgcagtggacgtcaaaggaatgtactaaaaagcgtgatgcacctgCAGAGCTGTTGCTTTGATGATTAaagatcattaaacctattgttttctggagttgtcgtcgtcgtcgtcgtggttgctTGAAGCTACAGTGAAAACCGTCACCGAAAATGCATTTTTTCAAATACGCtttccaggggcccgtttctcgaaagtcccgctAACTTTTCGGCCGGGCCCGAAatgaaatattcaaatcaaaatctaaaCGGATAAGAGCGCTGGTTCTAGACAGCAAACCAgtgcattttgttttgttaactgatGCTTTATGATGTTGTCTAACAAATTTTTAAACATctatcttgaatgtaaacaacaacgcCTTTTCGGGTCCGTTAATTGTCGGGTGTTTCGAGAAACGGCCCTCTGAGCGgggaattttgaaaactttggcTTATCGTTGTCGTGTGGACGGGCTAATCTTGAATACGATATCATAAATCAAACAACGCAATCAAACAACGCGTGCCCTGTAAGGCATGCAATCGTATCCATCCATACTGTTTCAGCTTTTTCGTGTGGACAGGCCAAAGCGATTAGAATACGTGACGTGTGGACGCgtatttttttcgaaaacggAGGGGAAAATTGTCCGTTTTcgaaaatatccggatacgtgtaaACGAGGCCAAAAAACCATCGAAGCCCTGCATTTGATTCTTTATTCGACGACATACCTACAGTACATCCATagctccgttttcaaaaatatcggGACACTTGTTAACGACGCCTAAAAACCCAAATCAGCCGTGCATTCtattctatattttttttcctttgaaacatTATTGTCGTCTTTCTGTAAACTGATTAATAGTTTATTTTCATACGAAATCAGAAGTAAATCTTAGTAACTAAAATAACAATTGCCAAAAAAAGGGGTGACTTAACGCATATGAAGTACATGTATGTTAGACTAACATGCCTTGCTTGTGTTGGCCTGGTtggtttcttccttttctttctcgttctcatggcaATCCATTTTCGTGCCCATTGACATCTCCAGGGAGCTCCTGATTCACGAGGCCCATCGTTGCCGGGTCCTCTAAACCGACGTCCTTACAGTGTACCTCCACTCCTAGGCCTCCTCTAGGGTACCCTTGACAGATCTCGTGGTACTCTTGAAGGCGCATTGCCAGAAGGTCGTGAGGCATGTGGTTGATGTATCCGCATTTACCAATTCCCTTGGGAACAGGGGCTGCAAGATTACCTCCACGCTTCTCAATTACTTTCTCTTGGGCACTGTAGAGACGATCGACATCTTCCATGATTGGGTGCCATAAAGACAATTCAAGATTACTCAGCAGCGAAAGGATGCGATCAAGTTCACCTCTAGTGGTCCAACCCTCGCAGAAAGAAAGGTAAGCCCCAAAGCCCATTCCAGTCGATACAGCGTGAccatcagggcggataaatgttgggcggtgaaacgagcgctccgctcttcatttaatgtgtgatgcggagtaggactggcacgagcgctctttccgcgcttccggtgcggttgaaggccggcgaaattttcctttttgcaaaccggaaatcctattttctttctgtaatttcaggctacaatgttaaatagataaattcgtttcataacaatatcaataaacagtttcatatgtttgtgtctgtacgtctataagtcaaacttgttggtcgtataatgccaaaatttgagttttatttgaaagcGTTGAATACCTCCCCCTTCCACTAAATATAACCTAATGGTCTttcaccgtttcgtttgcaaaagcttaacacttcttaacctcaatttttacatatgttaaagagggataaattttatataacataacaaaaaattagattgatatatattgatatagtggcgttgtacttcttcaaactttgcttctcgggtgcaacgcgccatggcgattcgcgcaatgcgttgcaaatccggcaaccgcatgtaaacaaaatttgttgaggttagttgtaaggttttttctccgtttttctctctaaaaaaaacaaggtaaacagtaaaaactgaggggaaactaattttgaagtttcgaagaaacagaaagacgtatgagatgtttttttcaaaattaaaaagaaggatgatggtaattgaaattagcataatttcaccttgcacgaactgcacgcatttataaaatacacgtcatctactgctgtcttttagttttgccatggatgacatggatgagattttccttcgtgttttagacagtacttagttgtttttgttttggaataacatcgacattggcgagtagcagaacgaaaatataattcagtggtagagtcatggaagtaataagaaactctttgaaagagatgtttgtctactccaactaaacctcccacaaaaatagcaacatttgcctctcggagacagcgtaccggcacaaaggaacgaggaagaagtgcaagaaaacaaatcaagctgccataattcagtgacagcggcagtgtctaatgtacaaaccatatcgcaagccctgaccgaagtcgaaaacaagcgacatttctaagcagagtcccagtccactgcatcacacctttttgctcggacgcgctcgtttcaccgcccaacctttatccgccctggtgaCCATGGAGCATGCCAGATGGAAGCTCGTATCCTGGGGTCCATGTATGGCCGTAGGCATGTGGTCGACACTGATGTGTTTCCCATAGACTACCATACTCAGATCTCACAtaactgaaaaggaaaaaaacaaacaaaccaaaattgACAAATatacagaagaaaaagaaagtagcCGCGTCAGATCTAGCTTAGTTGGTAGAGCCCTTGACGGCAGAGCGGGAGGTAGCGGGCCGAACCCCTGCGAGGCCTGACCAGTAATCTGGGAAATAAAGCTACTGTCTTTGCCGTGcaatggctagaccttcgcgtggctccgatgaccacgtaaaatggcgtcCTGCAGTTGTGGACTTAGTAGCCTAGCCTTCGAGTAAATGTGAAGCTGACGGCGACCTTGTTCTGATACAAACCTCCTGTGTTTTGTCATGGAagttgtccttgaaaaatactagttagcataagaaaaaCTTCATTTGGATAAtgaagcaggaaggtttgtatcaaaacaaggtcaactccagctttgcttttatccataactgtaaaatggcctattaacaGCGAAGCTCCACCCGCATGTCCGGAGCCCcttttggtagtcacgtgaccgtacgtccgtCCACCCGTCTGTctgcaccacagggcaaccaacgTGATTCcaggattctttgtcagtggaacttgaattCCCGATTCAAAGCGCTTTTGGAATTCCGGATTCCCCAAGCAAAACTTTCCTGGATTCTGAATCCAGATTCCCTCACATAGGGCGATAAGTTATTCTCGATAGACACTCTTAAAACGcaaaagaactgaaaaaaatggggcgataatttttaaaaaaaagcactaACCCTTCAAGAGATTTACCAATAACAAGATCGCACAGCTTTCCAAAAGCTTCGTGATCACCATCAAATTCAGCCATGTCGGTACCAAACTTCGTCCACAGTAGATCAGACGAGTTCTGCTCCACTAGGCGGAAAAGACTTTCGTCTCGAATCACTGCCATTTTGATGATCTCAGCGATCCCATGACGCACCCAGCCACGGTGGAGGGTCTTGAAGAAAGATCTGTCGGTGAAGGTAATCATAGGTGGGTGGTATGCACCGAACAGATTCTTGAACCCAAACCCATCACATCCCCTGCGCGGAGAAGGACCAGCATCTGTACCAGTTACGACGCTTGTACAGACCATCACGTAAGGCGTGTTTCGGTGATACAGCGCCGTTGCACAGCCGGTAACGTCTGCTATGACGCCTCCACCCACAACCAACACCGGCTGATTTCTGGATGCACGGTTCTTCTTTAATGCAACCAAGATTTTTTCCACTACTGAAATGTGCTTATCGGTCTCGTTACCAGAGAAAATAAGCTTCTTCAGCTCGATATTATGTTGATCAAAGTAAGCTTGAATAGCCTCGCCATAAAGTTTCTCCACTTTGTTGTCAACAACAGCCAAGCACCTGAAGATGAAAACAGTATATTAATTATTTGAAACATGTGTAATAGAAACCGGTATGTTTCTAATAataagcaattattgaatgcaTGAAGCTCACATGTGAGGTTGAGCATCATAGAGAGAATTCTCAAGGCTAAAAAGGTTTTATTCATCAGGCGGATACTGGCTCAAATTAAAACCGAAGCCTTGAGAATTCTCTTGAACGATCGGTTGACGTACCTCCCGAAAGGCTGATAAATTTTTTTAGCTCGTGATTATCGGGACTCAGCAACCCGTAGACGATCTTAATGGACGTTGTCAGGGTCAATCCCATGATACCTTCGATGACGGAAGCGTCTGGTTTGGCCAACACATAACTGTGAGAAGTACGATAAATGGACGTGGGGTAAACCGCATGAGGTTCATCGTCCTTCAGGTACTCAGCATTGTCCTCATAGCATGGCGGTGCGTTTATTTCTTGAAGTAGGATACGCATAGGCATAAATCCAAGTTTGCATTCTGCAATCCTCTCAACGATTTTGTTCCATTTCTGCGTTGCCTCTACAGCATCCGTTCTGTGATgagaaaaaggagaagaaaatatAGTACAATTGATCCTACATGTGCGACATGTCACCTCCCATccaaaaaatcaaagttaatcCCAGAGAAATCGATGAAGATGGAGCATCTCAgtagccttccacgcagacgTTTTTAGGGGTTCGTcgcgcgttcctgccccacaaaAGACTCGACTGCATGTTTATCGCATGTAGTTGCTGCGGAGCAAACGGAgcgagcgagcagcaacataatcaggattttaGAGAAATATATAACGCgggacgaattctcgaattcatcactttttaccagaatgcaattcatttaaccagagtgcactGCGCCACTTTTTATCAGAATACAGTTGCGCtatgaacaactcaaataaaaacacgaggAAGTTCGGTCGCTTCTCAGACGTAGCGAATTTTCTACAGCATgattagaggtcttaccaattttaaacacgcaggagtctttcagatgagtacgatggttaacctGGGGATtagatttcaattcaagaaTTCCaacttgctagaaggtgatgtgaaagtgagaaaatgtcatgacatgctattcttaagaaactgtatgagcagAAAATGGATGAGATGTgaccattagcttcaaaataacagtaccctgcgagcagtggtttctcaaggccggacgctacgctgctcgcagggtaaaataacagcggaaatcgagataacaaaacacaTGTTCTGCGTCCTCCTTTGTAGACGAGGACTTGTATCGGCATTTTGTAAAGCATATATGTCTTCTTTCATtaattcattgccatggaatgcgtttacattgtttttttaccgTTAATAACTCGGTAAATGCGGCTCGATCTATAAACGGCGTTTACCGACGaaagttccatggaaaaggcattaaattaaaGCAGGAGCTCCTGATTAAAGACTTTTCCCCAAGGTTACGTAATCAGCCTCTGTGGGTTAGTGGTAAGGTATAGTCGCGCATCGAGCCGAAGGTGCTGGATTCGAGTCCTACTCGGAAATCctatcttttttccttctttctttttttttttccgtcttttatgttgttgttttctataaatagatacctaaataactgttattaaataaagtgcaataaacagcaagaaaagtatccgCGGGTTTCCAGAGAAAACAGTACACCgtgtattaaatatatggatggacaatctgaatttctatcatttcctacaattgaTAGTGGGGAAACCAGACTTGATTaccatttgatcattttctaaacaacgttcccacgagttctttctgtagactgatagtaattattactttccaacatgtaaataggacattcaatgtcattttcgattctttatAATTAAGTCTAACGCAGGCAGATGgatcactgcctaactaatatATGTCAgcatcaacagaatgtgccgcagcattactatcttttagatacccttgTAATATGCCCCGTGTAGAGGATGGAACTTtggtgtagctaaatgtcgtgggtggTGGGTggtgggtagaggtcgtgggtcgtgggtgtgggtgtgggtgaaagtcgtgggtaaaaaaagaatagaaaaaaaaatgataaagtaaagtaactgaaacaaaaaaagaaaaacgaattGTAAAATTTATGAACCGAAAATCTCCGACTCCATGATTGCCCTTTTCACGGCTTCTTCTTTGTCGTCTTCCCGATCACCGTGGCAAAGGGGAGGGAAAGTGAGGGGGAAGAAAGGACAATTTTGAGCTATATATCTTTGGATAGACTGTGGCCtttcttaaagaagttttaactCTCTTAGCTTAGTTAAGGGGAGATTGTATGAAAATTTTATTGCCGTACGGAAATATGATTTTCtcgattcttttttgttttgtttcgtgtacaaaatctttgctgtaacgAGTCTGAATATCATTCCTTAAACTGAAAGGACGTTTCAGTCATAGGCTGCGTAGCAAGCATTTCTGTTTAATTCGGTTGTGACCGCGTGCGAAATaaaacgagagccaaaaaatgaaagaggggggagggggagctttcttccccacccctccccactcttttacttgcgccatttttcgtGCGGTCTGATCTTTGACTGtttgactcttgttcctcgTTCTCATTGCTTCTAAACTGCatagaaacgcttgctacgcagggtATTTCAGGCACGAATGTTGACATCCGTGAGAAAAAGCAGTTCAGTCtccattttttctttagccTGCTTCAGGTTAACATAGTGCAcagagtttcttttatttttcgcctAAATGCCTTTTTAGTGTCCGTTTGTACTAAAGGATCCGCTTATTTACTTTGTTGACCGCGGGGAAGGGGAACAGGACTCCTGGTATGTACGCGGAGACTttcgtttcatgaattttacaactttttgctatttaattttttaatttaatttttttttggaacttttttttacccacgacgtttacccacacccacgacccacgacctctaTCCACTACCCACGACCCACCACATTTAGTTACACTCATCAAATGATAGGCTTCTGCGTCCTTGGAATTTTGAAATTACTTACCCAGCGACAAGATTCGCAAGTTGCTGGAGCACAGCAACAGTTGGTAAGTTGTAGAAAAATTTGAGTTGCTTGATTGCTGCAAGTGCATCAAGATTGCTTCTGAAGGATTTGGCCAACTCTTTAGAAAACACGGCCAGGCGCGAAGTTCGAATGAGGAAGTCGCTAACAGTGGGATCGGTGAAGATTATTCGAGCGATCTCTGCAGGCTTTTCGGATGTTTCCGGTGAATCGTCTAGAGCTTTCCATGCAAGTTGCTTCAGATGATTCACTGCGTTTCTCAAGGTATCCTAAgtacaagaaataaaatcatAAAGTACTCAACAAATTAAAGAGCTGCTCGTAATCTTAGTTATATTATTCTTTGAAACGCTGTATAAAACATCCTGATTGACCCCAGTTTTCCCGAAACAAGCGGATTACTGAAGGATTGAAATAAAATACCTAGGTGTTGTCAATGTGCTGGCCATCATCACAGTTGTTCAAGACGTGTATAAGGctccagggaccgcggagcaaggtg encodes the following:
- the LOC140945468 gene encoding LOW QUALITY PROTEIN: demethyl-4-deoxygadusol synthase-like (The sequence of the model RefSeq protein was modified relative to this genomic sequence to represent the inferred CDS: inserted 1 base in 1 codon) produces the protein MVQSVTLTEAYIQLKLVQVLPTVIHSSVLILLRKSKNDGAIRRNMLFMDPDTLRNAVNHLKQLAWKALDDSPETSEKPAEIARIIFTDPTVSDFLIRTSRLAVFSKELAKSFRSNLDALAAIKQLKFFYNLPTVAVLQQLANLVAGTDAVEATQKWNKIVERIAECKLGFMPMRILLQEINAPPCYEDNAEYLKDDEPHAVYPTSIYRTSHSYVLAKPDASVIEGIMGLTLTTSIKIVYGLLSPDNHELKXIYQPFGRCLAVVDNKVEKLYGEAIQAYFDQHNIELKKLIFSGNETDKHISVVEKILVALKKNRASRNQPVLVVGGGVIADVTGCATALYHRNTPYVMVCTSVVTGTDAGPSPRRGCDGFGFKNLFGAYHPPMITFTDRSFFKTLHRGWVRHGIAEIIKMAVIRDESLFRLVEQNSSDLLWTKFGTDMAEFDGDHEAFGKLCDLVIGKSLEGYVRSEYGSLWETHQCRPHAYGHTWTPGYELPSGMLHGHAVSTGMGFGAYLSFCEGWTTRGELDRILSLLSNLELSLWHPIMEDVDRLYSAQEKVIEKRGGNLAAPVPKGIGKCGYINHMPHDLLAMRLQEYHEICQGYPRGGLGVEVHCKDVGLEDPATMGLVNQELPGDVNGHENGLP